From Candidatus Methylomirabilota bacterium:
TTTAGTGGCGGAAATGCCGCATGCCGGCAAAGACCATGGCCATGTCGTGCTCGTCAGCCGCTTGGATCGCCTCGGCATCCCGCATCGAGCCCCCTGGTTGAATAATGGCAGTCGCGCCCGCCTCGGCGACGGCATCGACTCCGTCCCGATACGGAAAGAAGGCATCAGATGCCACCACCGTGCCCTTCAGGGATGACTGTGCTTTCATGATGGCCACCCGGCAGGCATCCACCCGACTCATCTGTCCGGCCCCGATCCCGACGGTCGCGTTGGCGGTGGTGAAGACAACGGCGTTCGACCTGACATGCTTCGCGACCTTCCAGGCAAAGGTCAGCGCCTCCCACTCCACAGGGGTTGGCTTTCGTTTGGTCACGACACTCAAGGCGGTCTTATCCAGGTCCGCGCGGTCTCGTTCCTGAAGGAGGAGGCCTCCGGAGACCCGTCGCAGGTCCCAGGGGTCGGGCGGAGCCTGCCACTCGGCCGCCGGGATCTGCATCACCCGGAGATTCTCTCGGGTTCGCAATATCTCGTTGGCCCCCTCGGTGTAGTCGGGGGCAATGACCGCTTCAACGAAGGTCGAGGCGAGCTCCGTCGCCATCGCCTCGTCCACGATGCGGTTGAGTCCCACAACCCCGCCGTAGGCCGAGACGGGATCGGTACTGTGGGCCTGACGATAGGCTTCGACCAATGGCTCGCCGATGCCGACCCCGCACGGGGTGTTGTGCTTGATGATGCACGCCGCCGGGACGGCGAACTCCAGGACGAGGTGTAAGGCGCTATCGAGATCCAACAGGTTGGTGTACGAGAGTGCTTTTCCTTGCAATTGCTGGGCGTTGGCCATGCAGGGCCCCTTGACCTGTAGCTCTCGGTACAGCGCTGCCTGTTGATGTGGATTCTCGCCGTACCGGAGAGATTGGACCTTTGCGAATACCCGTGCCAGGAAGGGCGGAAAAGACTGGGGCCACTCTGCCGTTAGGGCGGCGTCGGTACAGCTCACCGTGCTCAAGAAGCTTCCAATGACTCCTTCGTACCGGCTGGTGAGCTGAAATGCCGCTTGTGCGAGCCGCAGACGGGTTGTCAGAGAGGCCCCGCCGGACTGTTTTAACTCGTCCAAGACTTGGGAGTACTGTTGAGGATCGGTGAGGATGGCCACCCACTCAAAGTTTTTGGCGGCCGAGCGGATGAGGGTCGGTCCGCCGATATCGATCTGCTCGATGACACGGGCCAGGTCCGATACATCCTCGGCGATCGTCGCCTCGAAAGGATACAGATTGATGGCGACGAGGTCGATGGGGGAGATGTGTTGCTGTTCGAGCTGGCGCTGGTGCTCCGGATCAGCGCGGCTGGCCAGAATGGCTCCGTGAATGGCTGGATGGAGGGTTTTCACGCGACCTTCCAGCATCTCTGGAACGCCGGTCACGTCTGCCACCTCAGTGACGGTCACTCCCGCCCCTCGCAGATACTCGGCCGTCTTCCCGGTGGAGATCAGCTCGACGTTGAGTTCCGTTAATCCTTTGGCGAACTCGACAATTCCTGTCTTGTCCGAGACACTCAAGAGAGCCCGTCGGATCCGGATGCGTCCTTTTTCCATCTTCTGTCCGTCGCCCCCGGGCAGATCGCCGGGTTTGCTGCCCGACTGGTGAGGCGGCGCTCCTTATATGGTTCCCGGTGTACGCGAGTTGCCTGCAGACTTCGGTGGCGCGTGAGAAGAACCGCGTGTTCCGTTGGCAAGAGCAAAAGATCGACGCACTTTAGGGATGAATATACCCCCATCCCTGCTTGATCGGGCGCTCCGCATCACTCCCTTTGCAGAAGACACGCCGTCCTCTGACCTCGAGCCGGCCCTCGGCATAGAGCTGGATCGCGCGCGGATAAATCTGATGTTCGTACTTTAAGATCCGCGCTGAGAGTGTGTCCTCGGTGTCGTCGTCGAAGACGGGAACAATGGCCTGAATGATAATTGGCCCGGTGTCGACCCCCTCATCGGCAAAGTGGACGGTGCAGCCAGAGAACTTCACGCCGTGGTGAAGGGACTTGCCTTGAACGTGGAGTCCCGGAAAGGAGGGAAGAAGGGCTGGGTGGATATTCATGATGCGATGGCGAAAACGGTGGATAAAGCCGGCGCTCAGGACGCGCATGTAGCCGGCCAGGCAGACCAACCCCACCTGGTGCTCGGTGAGAACAGCGGCCATCGCCTCATCAAAAGCTTCGCGGGATGCGTGCGCTTTGGGATCGACAAAAGCGGGTGCGATGCGGTGTTGTCGGGCGCGCTCGAGAGCATAGGCGTCTTTGACATCACTGACCACGACGACCACGGCCGCGTCGAGCTTTCCCGCCTCGCTGGCATCAATGATTGCCTGGAGGTTCGAGCCTCGGCCCGACACGAGCACGCCGACGCGCAGCGTATCCTTTGTCGCCATAACACCTCCTGTTGCCTGAATCTAACAAAGCCGGTCTCGCCCCGGCAAGGGATTTTCCCTGCATCCCACCCCCGTCGCTTCGTTGTACACACACGGACTGCTCACAGTGATCTTAGAGGTCGGATACGGTTTTTGGCGGGGTATCTCCCTGACATATATTATGTGTACCATGAGGTAGTACCAGGGCGGATCTTTTTCTAAAGTATTTTATAATGCTAATCCTTATAACCACTTGTAAAATAGTGACAAAAGTACATAAGGGTAGGATGCCGGTGGCACAGCGCTTCAGGTGATATCGGTCCGCACCATGTGGCGGGGGGAAGGCGGGTGTGAGTCTATTAGGGAAGGGCGGGGTTGTCAATCCCTCAAGGATAATAAAAAGCTGTTGACATGGGGGTGGGGGGGATGGTAGAAAGGCGATAATGTCGATAGACAATATCGACATAAGATGGAGTGAGGAATAATGAAGATTTCGACGAAAGGCGATTACGCGACGAGGGCGTTGCAGGAACTTTCCATGCACTACAACAAAGGCCTGCTCCAGATCGAGGAGATTGCCGAGCGACAAGACATCCCGGTCAGGTATCTTGAGCAACTGCTGCTGATTCTCAAGCGGGCAGGGTACTTGGAAAGTAAGCGAGGCGTCAATGGGGGATACTCCCTTGCGAAAGCCCCCCATCAGATTACCCTGGGGGAGATCATCCGGCTGATGGAAGGTACCCCGGCCCCCATCTATTGCGTCGATCCTCTATCGCGTAACAAGTGTTCTGTGGAAAAGGGCTGCGGCTTCCAAAGCGTTTGGGGGGAAATCAGGGACGCCGTTTCTGACATCCTGGACAACGTTACTTTTGAGGAAATTTGCCGTCGGGCCCAGTTGAAGATTACACCGAAGATTATGAGCTATCAAATTTAGCAGCTGATTGGCCATCAGCAGTCAGCGGTCAGCTTGGGATCGGAAACCAAAAAGCTGATTGCTGACAGCGGGGACGAAAATGGGAGCACGGATTCCTCGTCTCGCAAAGAATGCGCTGGATCTCATTGGGAACACACCCATGGTGGAGCTTCCCAAGATCTCTCCTCGGAGTGGGGCGACCATCTTGGCAAAGATGGAATCAATGAACCCGGCCGGGAGTGTCAAGGATCGCATCTCCTGGGCCATGGTCGAGGAAGCGGAACGCCAGGGAAGGCTCAGCCCCGGAGCGACCATCGTCGAACCGACCTCCGGAAACACGGGGATCGGGCTGGCCATGGTGGCGGCAGTCAAGGGATACCGGCTGATTCTGACCATGCCCGACGACATGAGTCTCGAGCGCAGGACGCTGCTCCAACGGTTCGGGGCGGAGGTGATCTTGACCCCGGCCATCGAGGGGATGACGGGTGCCGTCTTTGCGGCTGAGGAGCTTTGCCGGGAAAATCCCGACTACTTTATGCCCCAACAGTTTAACAACCCGGCGAATCCAGAGATTCACCGCCAGACGACCGCTCAGGAGATCCTGGAGGTGACCGAGGGCCGGATTCACGCCCTTGTGGTCGGGATCGGGACCGGAGGGACCATCACCGGGGTGGGAGAAATTCTCAAGTCCAAGATCCAAGGTGTCAAGGTGATTGGGGTCGAGCCAGCCAAGTCGCCGGTCCTCCAGGGGGGGAAGGCCCGACCCCATGGAATTCAGGGGATTGGAGCGAGTTTCATCCCCGGGGTCCTCAATATGGACGTCTTGGATGAGATTATCGCAGTGACCGACGAGGACGCCTTCAAGATGACGTCTCGTTTGACCCGGGAAGAGGGGCTCCTGGTCGGGGTCTCGGCCGGGGCCAACGTCTTCGCCGCCGTACAGGTTGCCCGGCAACTCGAAAAGGGGAAAGTCGTTGTGACCATCCTGCCTGATACCGGGGAACGGTATCTCAGTGTGCCATTGTAGGACGGAAAGGAGTATGTGAATGGGGGTCAAGATCTACATCCCGACGCCGTTTCGAGCGATTACTCGCAACCAGGCCACGGTGGAGGTCGAAGGGCAGACCATCCAGCACCTCATCGAGGCCCTCGAAGCGGAGTATCCCGGCATCCGGGAGCGGGTTTTTGATGAAGCAGGAGAGATTCATCGGCATATCAATATCTATGTGAACGAAATCGCCGTCGAGAACCTCAAGGGCAAAGATACGGCATTGGTGGAGGGGGACGAGGTGTCCCTGATCCCGGCCATTGCCGGAGGGGCGATTCCCTTTACCGAGGAGCAGATCAAGCGGTACAGCCGTCACATCATCCTGCCCGAGGTGGGTGGGAGGGGGCAACGGAAACTCCTCAACAGCAGCGCCCTCTTGGTCGGGGCCGGTGGTCTGGGCTGTCCTGCGGCACTCTATCTGGCCGCTGCGGGTGTGGGCCGGCTCGGGATCGTCGATTTCGATCTGGTGGATCTCAGCAACCTCCAGCGACAGATCCTTCACCACACCCATGACCTGGGGCGACCCAAGGTCCTTTCGGCGGTGGACGCCATCGGGGATATCAATCCCGATGTCAAGGTCGAGCCCCATCAGGACCAGCTCTCGTCGGAGAATGTGAAAGAGATCATCGCTGGCTACGACGTAATCATCAACGGCTGTGACAACTTTCCCACCCGATACCTGTTGAATGATGCCTGTTACTTTCTGAAGAAGCCGATGGTGGATGGCAGCATCTTCCGCTTTGAGGGGCAGGTCACCGTCTTCTCACCGGGGAAAGGGTGTTACCGCTGTCTGTATCCTGCGCCGCCCCCACCCGGGCTCGTTCCGAGTTGTGCAGAGGCTGGGGTCCTCGGAGTCCTCTGCGGGATCATCGGCAGCCTCCAGGCCCTCGAGGCCATCAAGCTCATGCTGGGTGCAGGCGACCCGCTCGTCAATCGCCTGCTCTTTTTCGATGCGATGACGTTAGAGTTCCGTCAGGTCAAGATCCGGCGGGATCCGGCGTGTCCGGTCTGTGGCGACCATCCGACAATCACGGAGCTGATTGACTACCACGAATTCTGCGGCGTCCCGCAGGGGCAGGCGGTGAGCTAGAAATAGTTCACAGTTTAGGGTTCAGAGTTGATGGTCGAGGGATCATGGATACAGAAGATAAAGAGATAAAGAAAGCAGTCGGCGGATTCTCATCCTCTCTGGAAATGACAGGGGTAAGGCAATGAGGAGATCAGCTTAATGCGAAGGAAACTTGTGACGCGTGCACCTTACCTCAGCGGGATTTTCGGTGTCGTGATCATTGCTTCCCTGGCGTCGACCGTGGAGGCGAGGGAGCGGGCGAAGGGATCGGGATACCCGAACGGCCATCTGTTGGTCGAGACACAGGAGTTAGCGCGTCAACTGGGTAATCCGAGTCTTCGAATCGTGGACCTCCGAGCCTCCGGGCCTCAGGGATATGAAGAGTATCTGTTTGGGCATATCCCGGGGGCGGTCTATCTGAACTGGCGCGAGCTGGACGATGTCGCAAGCAATAAAAAGGGCCTGCCGATGGATCAAGCCAAGGCGGAGGCCCTTTTCAGTAATCTCGGAATCGACGAAAAGACACGGGTCGTCGCCTACGATGACTCGGGTGGACTCTATGCTGCGCGGCTCTTTTTTGTTCTCGAATTCTTTGGGCACACCAAAGTTGCCATTCTCAACGGGGGATTTTCGACGTGGATGAACGAAGACCGCGACTTGAGCGAGGAAGCCCCTCGGATCACTCCTAAAAAGTTCGTGGCGCGGCCAAAGCGCGAGCTGATCGCCACTGCCGAGTGGGTAAGGAAGAACCACAAGGATCCCGGCGTGTGCATGCTGGATGCGCGAAGCCCGCAAGAGTACGAGGGCAAGAAGGCCGTCCGCGGCATCAAACGAGCAGGCCGAGTTCCTGGGGCAGTGCTCATCCACTGGGTCGATACGATCAACCGCGAGGACCACACATTTAAAAGTGCTGCGAAACTCCAAAAGATGTTCGAAGACGCGGGGGCAACGAAGGACCGCGAACTCGTGACCTATTGCCTGCAAGGGATTCGGGCATCGCACAACTTCTTTGTGGCGAGGCTGCTCGGGTACGAGAAGGTGCGCAACTACGATGGGTCCTGGGTTGAGTGGGGGAACCGACCGGACGTTCCTGTCGAAAACTGATTACACGGCTTTTGCTTTTGAGGGAGAATTTTGTACACCGGGCCACTGGTGTAAGGCACAGGGAGAGCAATGAGCGTTCAGATTCACGTTCCCCAGATCTTCCGAAAGCACACCGGTGGAGCAAAGACGGTGGTTGCCGAGGGACGAACGCTCCGGGAGGTGCTGGATAGCCTGGATAAAGCATATCCTGGTCTTCGGGACCGATTGCTGGACGGCAAAGAGCTTCACCGCTTCGTGAACATTTATCGCAACGACGAGGATATCCGGTTCCTCGAGTCTCTGGATACCGAAGTGCGAGAAGGGGATAGCATCTCGATCCTTCCTGCTGTGGCAGGGGGAGGCGATCTTGACCAGTAGGAAAAAGGTGATCCCCGGAGGCGGGGAAGCCGTAAGGCCACGGATCGCTGCCGATATCGTGGACGCCATCGGAAATACCCCCTTAGTAGAGGTTGCCCGGGTCAGCCCGAAGCCGTCGGTCCGGATCTTCTGTAAGCTCGAGTTTTACAATCCGACGGGGAGCCTGAAGGACCGGATTGCCAAGTATATGATCGAACAGGCAGAGCAGCGAGGGGATCTGACCCCCGGCCAAACCATCATCGAGCCGACGAGCGGCAATACCGGCATCTCCCTGGCGTTGATCGGCCGGCGGAAGGGTTATACGGTCAAGGTCGTCGTTCCAGAGAACATTACTGTCGAGCGGCGGCAACTGCTGGAGCTGTATGGTGCAGAAATAATTTACTCCGACGCCCGTCGGGGAACCAACGGGGCCATCGAAGTGGCAAAGAAGCTGGCTGCCGAGAATCCGGACTGGTATATGCCGTACCAGTACGGCAATCAGGCCAATGTCCAGGCGCATTACGAGACCACCGGCACGGAGATCCTCGAGGCGTTACCCGACGTCGACGTTTTTGTGGCGGGACTCGGGACCGGCGGCACTCTCATGGGCGTCGGACGACGGCTGAAGGAGGTAAACTCTAAAACCCAGGTGATCGCCGTCGAGCCGCATCCAGGCGACCTTGTTCAGGGACTCCGGAGCTTGGAAGAGGGATTTATTCCGCCTATCTTGGATATGAGTCTGCTCGATGGGAAGATCATTGTCGATTCCCGATGCGCCTTTGCCCTCACCCGGGATCTCACGCTCAAGGAGGGAATCTTTGCCGGGGTCTCTTCGGGTGCCGTGATCCACTGCGCCATCCGGACGGCGCATAAAATGGAGCGGGGAAATATTGTGTGTCTGCTCGCTGATGGTGGTGGGAAGTATGTCAGCTTGGGTGTGTGGGCCAAGGAACTGCCCGATCTGGGAGAGGATGTTTACAGCCACATCTGGTGGTAGTCGTAAGCGACGAGTGCTGAGAGTCGAGAGCGGAGATGTTTAAGCTCGAAAAGCGATTTGCTTCAGAGATCATCGATCACGCACGGGCTGAGGCGCCCAACGAGTGTTGCGGTCTTCTGGCTGGGGAAAATGGCACGATCCTGCAGCTGTACCGATGTGATAGTGCCGAGAAGAGCGCGTACCGATACTACCTCGACCCGAAGGATCAGCTCCGGGTGATGCGAGAGCTCGATGAAAAGGGGTGGGAGCTCCTGGGGATCTACCACTCGCATACCCACACGGAGGCCTATCCGTCAAAAACGGATGTGGAACTTGCGTTCTACCCTGAAGCCCTGTACTTCATCGTTTCCCTCGAGAGGCCGAGTGAACCGGTGATTCGGGCTTTTCGAATTAATGATGGGAACATCACAGAGGAGGAGGTGATGATCGCCTAGGAAGATGGCGTTTTTTATATTGAAAAAACCTGAGTAATTCAATCGGGATTGTCGTCTTGAGTTAAATTAAGCAACGTACCTACCAATGATAAAGGGGAGAGGCAATCATGGCGGCTTATGCACATCCTGAGGTACTGGTGGAAACCCAGTGGGTTGCAGACAACCTGAAGGACCCCAAAATCCGGCTGGTGGAAGTTGACGTCGACACGGCCGCCTATGGTGAGGGGCACATCCCCGGCGCCGTGGGCTGGAACTGGAAGGCCGACCTGGAGGAGACCCTGGAACGGGATATCGCCCACCAAGCGACCCTGGGCAAGCTGCTCAGCAGGTCGGGGATTGCCAACGACACGATCGCAATCTTGTACGGGGACAACAATAACTGGTTTGCCACCTATGCGTTCTGGCTCCTGAAATATTACGGCCATGCGGATGCCCGGATGATGAACGGGGGGCGGGCGAAATGGATTGCCGAGGGGCGGCCGATGACCAAGGAGACCCCGAGGCACCCGGCGACGACCTACAAGGCGAAGGACCCGGACAAAAGCATCCGGATCGTGCGGCAGGAGGTCATTGACGCGGTAGGCAAGGCGGGCCTGGGTCTGGTGGACGTGCGCTCGCCGAAGGAGTTCAGCGGCGAGATCTTGGCGCCCGAGAACCTGCCGCAGGAGGGGGCGCAACGGGGGGGCCATATTCCGGGGGCGGCGAATATTCCCTGGAGCCAGGCGGTCCGGGAAGACGGCACCTTCAAGAGTGCAGAGGATCTCAAGCAGCTGTACCAGGGGAAGGGGATCGTGCCGGACAAAGAGATCATCGCTTACTGCCGGATTGGTGAGCGCTCCTCACACACCTGGTTTGTCCTGAAATATCTATTGGGCTACCCCAAGGTGTTGAATTACGACGGGTCATGGACCGAGTACGGCAGCCTGGTTCATGTCCCCATTGAGAAATAGGGAGCGGAAAGGTGACACAGCCCCAATCGGATGAGCCTTTTGCAAGGACTGGCCCGGCGGAAGCCAAGGCATTGATAGAGAAAGGGGTCCAGGTCGTGGATGTCCGGGAACCCCAGGAGTACGCCGAGATGCGGATCGCGGGCTCGGTTCTCTTT
This genomic window contains:
- the purH gene encoding bifunctional phosphoribosylaminoimidazolecarboxamide formyltransferase/IMP cyclohydrolase, producing the protein MEKGRIRIRRALLSVSDKTGIVEFAKGLTELNVELISTGKTAEYLRGAGVTVTEVADVTGVPEMLEGRVKTLHPAIHGAILASRADPEHQRQLEQQHISPIDLVAINLYPFEATIAEDVSDLARVIEQIDIGGPTLIRSAAKNFEWVAILTDPQQYSQVLDELKQSGGASLTTRLRLAQAAFQLTSRYEGVIGSFLSTVSCTDAALTAEWPQSFPPFLARVFAKVQSLRYGENPHQQAALYRELQVKGPCMANAQQLQGKALSYTNLLDLDSALHLVLEFAVPAACIIKHNTPCGVGIGEPLVEAYRQAHSTDPVSAYGGVVGLNRIVDEAMATELASTFVEAVIAPDYTEGANEILRTRENLRVMQIPAAEWQAPPDPWDLRRVSGGLLLQERDRADLDKTALSVVTKRKPTPVEWEALTFAWKVAKHVRSNAVVFTTANATVGIGAGQMSRVDACRVAIMKAQSSLKGTVVASDAFFPYRDGVDAVAEAGATAIIQPGGSMRDAEAIQAADEHDMAMVFAGMRHFRH
- the purN gene encoding phosphoribosylglycinamide formyltransferase, which produces MATKDTLRVGVLVSGRGSNLQAIIDASEAGKLDAAVVVVVSDVKDAYALERARQHRIAPAFVDPKAHASREAFDEAMAAVLTEHQVGLVCLAGYMRVLSAGFIHRFRHRIMNIHPALLPSFPGLHVQGKSLHHGVKFSGCTVHFADEGVDTGPIIIQAIVPVFDDDTEDTLSARILKYEHQIYPRAIQLYAEGRLEVRGRRVFCKGSDAERPIKQGWGYIHP
- a CDS encoding Rrf2 family transcriptional regulator yields the protein MKISTKGDYATRALQELSMHYNKGLLQIEEIAERQDIPVRYLEQLLLILKRAGYLESKRGVNGGYSLAKAPHQITLGEIIRLMEGTPAPIYCVDPLSRNKCSVEKGCGFQSVWGEIRDAVSDILDNVTFEEICRRAQLKITPKIMSYQI
- the cysK gene encoding cysteine synthase A; the protein is MGARIPRLAKNALDLIGNTPMVELPKISPRSGATILAKMESMNPAGSVKDRISWAMVEEAERQGRLSPGATIVEPTSGNTGIGLAMVAAVKGYRLILTMPDDMSLERRTLLQRFGAEVILTPAIEGMTGAVFAAEELCRENPDYFMPQQFNNPANPEIHRQTTAQEILEVTEGRIHALVVGIGTGGTITGVGEILKSKIQGVKVIGVEPAKSPVLQGGKARPHGIQGIGASFIPGVLNMDVLDEIIAVTDEDAFKMTSRLTREEGLLVGVSAGANVFAAVQVARQLEKGKVVVTILPDTGERYLSVPL
- the moeB gene encoding molybdopterin-synthase adenylyltransferase MoeB, encoding MGVKIYIPTPFRAITRNQATVEVEGQTIQHLIEALEAEYPGIRERVFDEAGEIHRHINIYVNEIAVENLKGKDTALVEGDEVSLIPAIAGGAIPFTEEQIKRYSRHIILPEVGGRGQRKLLNSSALLVGAGGLGCPAALYLAAAGVGRLGIVDFDLVDLSNLQRQILHHTHDLGRPKVLSAVDAIGDINPDVKVEPHQDQLSSENVKEIIAGYDVIINGCDNFPTRYLLNDACYFLKKPMVDGSIFRFEGQVTVFSPGKGCYRCLYPAPPPPGLVPSCAEAGVLGVLCGIIGSLQALEAIKLMLGAGDPLVNRLLFFDAMTLEFRQVKIRRDPACPVCGDHPTITELIDYHEFCGVPQGQAVS
- a CDS encoding sulfurtransferase, which produces MRRKLVTRAPYLSGIFGVVIIASLASTVEARERAKGSGYPNGHLLVETQELARQLGNPSLRIVDLRASGPQGYEEYLFGHIPGAVYLNWRELDDVASNKKGLPMDQAKAEALFSNLGIDEKTRVVAYDDSGGLYAARLFFVLEFFGHTKVAILNGGFSTWMNEDRDLSEEAPRITPKKFVARPKRELIATAEWVRKNHKDPGVCMLDARSPQEYEGKKAVRGIKRAGRVPGAVLIHWVDTINREDHTFKSAAKLQKMFEDAGATKDRELVTYCLQGIRASHNFFVARLLGYEKVRNYDGSWVEWGNRPDVPVEN
- a CDS encoding MoaD/ThiS family protein; this translates as MSVQIHVPQIFRKHTGGAKTVVAEGRTLREVLDSLDKAYPGLRDRLLDGKELHRFVNIYRNDEDIRFLESLDTEVREGDSISILPAVAGGGDLDQ
- a CDS encoding cysteine synthase family protein, whose protein sequence is MAADIVDAIGNTPLVEVARVSPKPSVRIFCKLEFYNPTGSLKDRIAKYMIEQAEQRGDLTPGQTIIEPTSGNTGISLALIGRRKGYTVKVVVPENITVERRQLLELYGAEIIYSDARRGTNGAIEVAKKLAAENPDWYMPYQYGNQANVQAHYETTGTEILEALPDVDVFVAGLGTGGTLMGVGRRLKEVNSKTQVIAVEPHPGDLVQGLRSLEEGFIPPILDMSLLDGKIIVDSRCAFALTRDLTLKEGIFAGVSSGAVIHCAIRTAHKMERGNIVCLLADGGGKYVSLGVWAKELPDLGEDVYSHIWW
- a CDS encoding M67 family metallopeptidase; amino-acid sequence: MFKLEKRFASEIIDHARAEAPNECCGLLAGENGTILQLYRCDSAEKSAYRYYLDPKDQLRVMRELDEKGWELLGIYHSHTHTEAYPSKTDVELAFYPEALYFIVSLERPSEPVIRAFRINDGNITEEEVMIA
- a CDS encoding sulfurtransferase, with protein sequence MAAYAHPEVLVETQWVADNLKDPKIRLVEVDVDTAAYGEGHIPGAVGWNWKADLEETLERDIAHQATLGKLLSRSGIANDTIAILYGDNNNWFATYAFWLLKYYGHADARMMNGGRAKWIAEGRPMTKETPRHPATTYKAKDPDKSIRIVRQEVIDAVGKAGLGLVDVRSPKEFSGEILAPENLPQEGAQRGGHIPGAANIPWSQAVREDGTFKSAEDLKQLYQGKGIVPDKEIIAYCRIGERSSHTWFVLKYLLGYPKVLNYDGSWTEYGSLVHVPIEK